TTGGAAAGTGGTTTCCATGGATTGGACAAGATGACATCCGGTTGGCAGAATTCCGACCTGGTTATTATCGCTGCCCGTCCGGCGATGGGTAAAACGGCTTTCGTCTTGTCTATGGCTAGAAATATTGCCGTAAACTTTAGAAATCCTGTAGCAGTGTTCTCTCTTGAAATGAGTAACGTTCAGCTGGTAAATCGTCTTATCGTGAACGTTTGTGAGATTCCCGGTGAAAAAATAAAGAGTGGTCAGCTTGCCCCGTATGAATGGCAGCAGCTTGATTATAAACTGAAAGATTTGATTGATGCACCATTATACGTAGATGATACTCCATCACTTTCAGTCTTTGAATTAAGAACAAAAGCCCGTAGGTTGGTTCGTGAACACGGAGTGAAGATACTTATTATTGACTACCTTCAGTTGATGAATGCCAGCGGAATGTCTTTCGGTAGCCGTCAGGAAGAGGTAAGTACCATTTCCCGATCCTTAAAAGGATTGGCTAAGGAACTAAATATTCCTATCATCGCCTTGTCGCAGTTGAATCGTGGTGTTGAGAATCGTGAAGGAATTGACGGAAAGCGTCCACAGTTGGCCGACCTTCGTGAATCTGGAGCCATTGAGCAGGATGCCGATATGGTTTGCTTCATTCACCGTCCCGAATATTATAAAATATATAATGACGAAAAAGGAAATGATTTACGCGGAATGGCCGAGATCATTATTGCCAAACACCGTAATGGTGCTACCGGTGATGTTCTTCTTCGCTTTAAGGGTGAATTTGCTAAATTCCAGAATCCGGATGATGATACAATTATTCCTTTACCCGGCGAGAGTCCAGTTTTAGGATCTAAAATGAACAAACAACCTCAGGGTTCTGTTCCTCCGCCTTCGGAAGAATACCCTTCTCAGGTATCTAGTCCGTTTGGAAATTATGGTAATGACGGCCCATTGCCGTTCTAACTCTTTTTCCTGATATATAACGTACAAAATAAAAAAACTTATTACCTTTGCGAGTCAATTCTGCAAATAAATAAAATTTAATGATATGAATATCTCTTATAATTGGCTGAAAGAGTATGTCAATTTCGATTTAACTCCTGATGAAGTTGCTGCAGCACTTACCTCAATTGGACTGGAAACCGGTGGGGTAGAAGAAGTTCAAACTATTAAAGGTGGTTTGGAAGGACTAGTTATCGGTGAAGTGCTGACATGTGTAGAACATCCTAATTCAGACCATTTACATATTACTACTGTAAATTTAGGAAGTGGAGAACCAACACAGATTGTTTGCGGTGCACCAAACGTGGCTGCCGGACAGAAAGTAGTTGTTGCCACATTAGGAGCAAAGCTTTACGATGGAGATGAATGCTTTACTATAAAGAAATCAAAGATACGTGGCGTTGAATCTATCGGAATGATTTGCGCGGAAGACGAAATTGGTATTGGCACGGACCATGCCGGAATTATTGTTCTTCCTGCAGAAGCTGTTCCCGGAACGCTTGCAAAAGATTATTATAATGTAAAGAGCGACTATGTGCTCGAGGTAGATATTACTCCAAACCGCGCAGATGCTTGTTCTCACTTCGGAGTTGCCCGCGACTTGTACGCTTACCTTGTTCAGAACGGACATAATACTCAGCTTACTAAACCATCTGTTGATGCGTTTAAGATTGACAATCACGATCTTGATATTGATGTGGTTGTAGAAAACAGTGAAGCTTG
This genomic interval from uncultured Bacteroides sp. contains the following:
- the dnaB gene encoding replicative DNA helicase; this translates as MEQKRNTRGTKPKVQPIADYGRLQPQAREFEEAVLGALMLEKDAYPQVSEILRPESFYERHHQMIYAAITDLAVRQEPIDILTVTEQLKKRGELEEVGGPFYITKLSSQVASSAHIEYHARIIAQKYLARELISFTSEIQGKSFDETLDVDDLMQEAEGRLFEISQRNLKKDYTQINPIISEAYELLQKAAARTDGLSGLESGFHGLDKMTSGWQNSDLVIIAARPAMGKTAFVLSMARNIAVNFRNPVAVFSLEMSNVQLVNRLIVNVCEIPGEKIKSGQLAPYEWQQLDYKLKDLIDAPLYVDDTPSLSVFELRTKARRLVREHGVKILIIDYLQLMNASGMSFGSRQEEVSTISRSLKGLAKELNIPIIALSQLNRGVENREGIDGKRPQLADLRESGAIEQDADMVCFIHRPEYYKIYNDEKGNDLRGMAEIIIAKHRNGATGDVLLRFKGEFAKFQNPDDDTIIPLPGESPVLGSKMNKQPQGSVPPPSEEYPSQVSSPFGNYGNDGPLPF